In Acidobacteriota bacterium, a single window of DNA contains:
- a CDS encoding PKD domain-containing protein, with the protein MSLRRPTILTIAVLLVSLAALPAMGWEWTNECRNPVTWNTTNINMAPSNPDFPVGSQQLAALNQMRNAWNLEAPGSRVRFNYNFAVDDNVALNNGVNSIVIATGGQWNTIVPLQFRNALAVTFTRLSRNNCPWLFGSQPRIREADILFNPGRVWDFAVNPPPPHPQGPFNFAIVGIHELGHAFGLAHENDVMGTMDEFYEDGGVIGNFNEIQPHADDVAGARDGYGSAGTFRDLAASAFRRTAGGISDPIPAPATAARNQRITFPFTFENRGTTNQASVRVQFFLSTNRFITTGDTLLGTSTFSINAGVLSTLNASVTIPGNMAPGNYHLGWIVDPQNAIGEADEGNNAVGLVDQTTVTANAFPNACCDINPQWGNAPLQVTADASCSNDPGGGPLTYTWDLDDGTIRTGQTVNHWYSDSGSYFVTLTVREPGGLTDTAFCFVDVFCEDEIFGDCLQ; encoded by the coding sequence GTGAGCCTTCGCCGACCGACGATCCTGACAATCGCTGTCCTGCTGGTCTCCCTCGCGGCCTTGCCGGCGATGGGCTGGGAGTGGACCAACGAGTGCCGCAATCCGGTGACCTGGAACACCACCAACATCAACATGGCGCCTTCGAACCCGGACTTTCCGGTGGGTTCCCAGCAGCTCGCGGCCCTCAACCAGATGCGCAACGCCTGGAACCTCGAGGCTCCGGGGTCACGCGTCCGCTTCAACTACAACTTTGCGGTCGACGACAACGTCGCCCTCAACAACGGCGTCAACAGCATCGTGATCGCCACCGGCGGGCAGTGGAACACCATCGTGCCGCTGCAGTTTCGCAATGCCCTCGCCGTCACCTTCACCCGGCTGTCGCGCAACAACTGCCCCTGGCTATTCGGTTCTCAGCCGCGCATCCGCGAGGCGGACATTCTGTTCAATCCTGGTCGCGTTTGGGATTTCGCGGTCAATCCGCCGCCACCCCATCCCCAGGGCCCCTTCAACTTCGCCATCGTCGGCATCCACGAGCTCGGTCACGCCTTTGGACTGGCCCACGAGAACGACGTCATGGGCACCATGGACGAGTTCTACGAGGACGGCGGCGTGATCGGCAACTTCAACGAGATCCAGCCCCACGCCGACGACGTCGCTGGCGCCCGCGACGGTTACGGCTCCGCCGGGACCTTTCGCGACCTGGCGGCTTCGGCCTTCCGACGCACCGCCGGCGGCATCTCGGATCCGATCCCGGCACCGGCCACGGCGGCGCGCAATCAGCGCATCACCTTTCCGTTCACCTTCGAAAACCGCGGCACCACCAACCAGGCCTCGGTGAGGGTGCAGTTCTTCCTGTCGACGAACCGCTTCATCACCACCGGCGACACGCTCCTCGGCACCTCGACCTTCTCGATCAATGCCGGCGTGTTGTCGACCCTCAACGCCTCGGTGACCATCCCCGGGAACATGGCGCCGGGCAACTACCATCTGGGGTGGATCGTCGACCCGCAGAACGCCATCGGTGAGGCTGACGAGGGCAACAACGCCGTCGGCTTGGTGGATCAGACGACGGTCACCGCCAACGCCTTTCCCAACGCCTGCTGCGACATCAATCCGCAGTGGGGCAACGCGCCGCTGCAGGTGACCGCCGACGCCAGTTGCTCGAACGACCCCGGCGGCGGTCCTCTGACCTACACCTGGGACCTCGATGACGGCACCATCCGCACCGGTCAAACGGTCAACCACTGGTACTCGGATAGCGGTTCCTACTTCGTCACCCTGACGGTGCGAGAGCCCGGCGGCTTGACCGATACGGCCTTCTGTTTCGTCGACGTCTTCTGCGAAGACGAGATCTTCGGCGACTGCCTGCAGTAA
- a CDS encoding DEAD/DEAH box helicase produces MSIFASEDLHPKLREAIAEMGFDQPTPIQRDAIPPGLEGRDLLACAMTGSGKTAAFLIPTLQRLLATPRKGVSRVLVLTPTRELAAQIVEHCQALSRFTNLRAKAIYGGVAMGPQEKALRQGVEVLVACPGRLLDHFQYDYARLSGLEVLILDEADRMLDMGFLPDIRRVLRHLPQVDQTMLFSATMPAPIVELSKKLLDDPVRIDVERRSAPAPKIEQGVYRVRQDLKSRLLVELLDRGGLGNVLVFTRTKHRANRLAEFLDKHGVSSERIHGNRSQAQRTKALAGFKDGSIRVLVATDIAARGIDVRELSHVVNFDVPNLPEDYIHRVGRTARAEATGSAFTFVSPQERKELAQIERAVGARIPVRHLEGFDGNGPKGEALEIPIGQRIAEIRARKAEERKRAAEKKARKEQGARGRSEGKAKDSGEGGRRRRRRGGGGRSRSAEGGGNVAAGAAARPTRGAANRPAGKRPAGKRPVGKGTGGGGSTAAPWWARESAPQEDSGGESESKSRPRRRRRRRRAG; encoded by the coding sequence ATGTCGATTTTTGCCTCAGAAGACCTCCATCCCAAGCTCCGCGAGGCGATTGCGGAAATGGGGTTCGATCAACCGACGCCGATTCAGCGGGACGCAATCCCGCCCGGCCTCGAAGGGCGCGACCTGCTGGCCTGCGCCATGACCGGCAGCGGCAAGACCGCGGCCTTTCTCATTCCGACTTTGCAACGTCTTTTGGCGACGCCCCGCAAGGGCGTCAGCCGGGTCCTCGTTCTCACCCCGACCCGCGAGCTCGCAGCTCAGATCGTCGAGCACTGCCAGGCCTTGTCTCGCTTCACCAACCTGCGCGCCAAAGCGATCTACGGCGGCGTTGCCATGGGGCCACAGGAAAAGGCCCTGCGCCAGGGCGTCGAGGTGCTGGTGGCCTGCCCGGGACGCCTCTTGGACCACTTCCAGTACGACTACGCACGGCTCTCGGGCCTCGAAGTGCTGATCCTGGACGAGGCCGATCGCATGCTCGATATGGGATTCCTGCCGGACATCCGTCGCGTGCTGAGACACCTGCCGCAGGTCGATCAGACCATGCTGTTCTCGGCCACCATGCCGGCACCGATCGTCGAGCTGTCGAAAAAGCTCCTCGACGACCCGGTGCGCATCGACGTCGAGCGCCGTTCGGCGCCGGCGCCGAAGATCGAGCAGGGTGTCTACCGGGTGCGCCAGGACCTCAAGTCGCGCCTATTGGTCGAGCTGCTCGACCGCGGCGGCCTCGGCAACGTCCTGGTGTTCACCCGTACCAAGCATCGCGCCAACCGCCTCGCCGAGTTCCTCGACAAGCACGGGGTTTCTTCCGAGCGCATTCACGGCAATCGCAGCCAGGCGCAGCGCACCAAAGCCTTGGCGGGATTCAAAGACGGCTCGATCCGGGTCCTGGTGGCGACCGACATCGCGGCTCGCGGCATCGACGTACGCGAGCTCTCCCACGTCGTCAACTTCGACGTTCCCAACCTGCCCGAGGACTACATTCATCGCGTCGGGCGCACCGCCCGGGCCGAGGCGACCGGCTCGGCCTTCACCTTCGTCTCGCCCCAGGAGCGCAAAGAGCTGGCGCAGATCGAGCGCGCCGTCGGGGCTCGCATCCCGGTACGTCATCTCGAGGGCTTCGATGGCAACGGCCCCAAGGGCGAGGCCCTCGAGATCCCGATTGGCCAGCGCATCGCCGAGATTCGGGCGCGCAAGGCCGAAGAGCGCAAGCGCGCCGCCGAGAAGAAGGCTCGCAAGGAGCAAGGGGCCCGAGGCCGATCGGAGGGCAAGGCGAAGGACTCCGGCGAAGGCGGCCGGCGTCGCCGCCGCCGCGGTGGCGGCGGTCGTTCGCGGAGCGCTGAGGGCGGTGGCAATGTCGCCGCCGGCGCCGCCGCGCGGCCGACTCGTGGCGCGGCCAACCGGCCGGCGGGGAAGCGCCCGGCGGGAAAGCGTCCGGTGGGCAAAGGCACCGGCGGCGGAGGATCAACGGCGGCTCCGTGGTGGGCGCGGGAATCGGCCCCCCAGGAGGACTCCGGTGGCGAGAGCGAGAGCAAGAGCCGGCCGCGCCGCCGCCGGCGGCGCCGGCGGGCCGGCTGA
- a CDS encoding 2OG-Fe(II) oxygenase, which produces MNTVINPEVVARRDQYRQAFRSAPYFPHVKIESFFTDEACRRLMREFPSFRREDAVNELGEVGKKAWREQVRELGSSYSEVDDVVQSAEFLRLMSDLTGIPDLLYDPAYIGGGTHENLDGTELDIHVDFNYHPETQWHRRLNLIVFLNEEWRPEWGGCFEVHRDPWDSDSSDYESFPPFFNDAVIFETSERSWHGFNKIQLPAEYRHLSRKSFAIYLYTRERPADEVAPSHATVYVPRPLPTHLVPGATLTERDFREVKTLLAKRDQQIHFLYEREKELSQALAGNVCAVKDEIASGPLDQQGADELRGLLERREQQIRFLEIREKEFSEMLDGLMARNRELEAKVEQAERPLLVGNAELLATPQGLWDDRWAGAVLEIPLRASESLGAVTINGFLPDFFPESREITLSLGSHRQSATVGRGPMEISLPISLAAGSEETLRVETAGTLQPKAVGLSEDPRHLAFQLSSVVVSAS; this is translated from the coding sequence ATGAATACAGTCATCAACCCGGAGGTGGTCGCGCGCCGCGACCAATATCGTCAGGCCTTTCGCTCGGCGCCCTATTTTCCCCACGTCAAGATCGAGAGCTTCTTCACGGACGAGGCCTGCCGACGGCTGATGCGGGAGTTTCCGAGCTTCCGTCGCGAGGACGCCGTCAATGAGCTCGGCGAGGTCGGCAAGAAGGCCTGGCGCGAGCAGGTCCGCGAGCTCGGCTCGAGCTATTCGGAAGTCGACGACGTGGTGCAATCCGCCGAGTTCCTGCGCCTGATGTCGGACCTCACCGGGATTCCGGACCTGCTCTACGACCCGGCCTACATCGGAGGCGGGACCCACGAGAACCTCGACGGCACCGAGCTCGACATCCACGTCGACTTCAACTACCACCCGGAAACCCAGTGGCATCGCCGCCTCAATCTGATCGTCTTCCTCAACGAGGAGTGGCGCCCCGAGTGGGGTGGCTGCTTCGAGGTGCACCGCGATCCCTGGGATTCCGACAGCAGCGACTACGAGTCCTTCCCGCCGTTCTTCAACGATGCGGTGATTTTCGAGACCAGCGAGCGCTCCTGGCACGGCTTCAACAAGATCCAGCTACCGGCGGAGTACCGCCACCTGTCGCGCAAGTCCTTCGCCATCTACCTCTACACACGCGAGCGGCCGGCGGACGAGGTGGCGCCGTCCCACGCCACGGTCTACGTGCCGCGACCGCTGCCGACGCACCTGGTGCCCGGAGCGACCTTGACGGAACGCGACTTTCGCGAGGTCAAGACCCTGCTGGCCAAACGGGACCAGCAGATCCACTTCCTCTACGAGCGTGAGAAGGAGCTCTCCCAGGCCCTCGCCGGCAACGTCTGCGCGGTCAAGGACGAGATCGCCTCGGGGCCCCTCGATCAACAGGGCGCCGACGAGCTGCGCGGACTTCTCGAGCGGCGCGAGCAGCAGATCCGCTTTCTCGAGATCCGCGAGAAGGAGTTCTCGGAGATGCTCGACGGCCTGATGGCGCGCAACCGCGAGCTCGAGGCCAAGGTCGAGCAGGCCGAGCGACCGCTACTGGTCGGCAACGCCGAGCTGCTGGCCACGCCCCAGGGTCTGTGGGACGACCGTTGGGCCGGCGCCGTGCTCGAGATCCCGCTGCGCGCCTCGGAGAGTCTCGGCGCGGTCACCATCAACGGCTTCCTGCCGGACTTCTTCCCGGAGAGTCGCGAGATCACCCTCAGCCTCGGCAGTCACCGCCAATCGGCCACCGTCGGCCGCGGCCCGATGGAGATTTCCCTGCCGATTTCCCTGGCGGCGGGCAGCGAGGAGACCCTGCGGGTCGAGACCGCCGGCACGCTGCAGCCCAAAGCGGTGGGTCTGTCGGAGGATCCGCGCCATCTCGCCTTCCAGCTCAGCTCCGTGGTGGTTTCGGCGTCATGA
- a CDS encoding cyclase family protein, translating into MIGTASRPFLGLLARLATLVLTLVLAPGAAGLDLSGYRMVDLSHSFNQDTLYWPTSPTRFEKQEIAYGKTEGGWFYSAFSVCLPEHGGTHLDAPLHFAEGAHATDEMPLSDLIAPAVVIDVTAAAAKDRDYRLTVADLAAHEKRHGKIAPGTIVILKTGWSRYWPQAKAYLGDDTRGDASKLSFPSYGAEATKILVEERRVVLLGVDTASIDYGKSQDFPVHRISAARNVGGLENLTNLDQLPATGAYVIALPMKIEGGSGGPVRVVALVPQETDAKD; encoded by the coding sequence ATGATCGGCACAGCTTCACGCCCCTTCCTCGGCCTCCTCGCCAGGCTCGCGACGCTCGTCCTCACCCTCGTCCTCGCACCCGGCGCCGCCGGCCTCGACCTCTCCGGCTACCGCATGGTGGACCTGAGCCACTCGTTCAATCAGGACACCCTCTACTGGCCGACCTCGCCGACGCGCTTCGAGAAGCAGGAGATCGCCTACGGCAAGACCGAGGGCGGCTGGTTCTACTCCGCCTTTTCGGTCTGTCTGCCGGAGCACGGCGGCACCCATCTCGACGCTCCGCTGCACTTCGCGGAAGGTGCCCACGCCACCGACGAGATGCCGCTCAGCGACCTGATCGCGCCGGCGGTGGTGATCGACGTCACGGCCGCCGCCGCCAAAGACCGCGACTACCGCCTGACGGTGGCGGATCTCGCGGCCCATGAGAAGCGCCACGGCAAGATCGCCCCGGGGACCATCGTCATCCTCAAGACCGGCTGGAGCCGCTACTGGCCGCAAGCCAAGGCCTATCTCGGGGATGACACCCGCGGCGATGCCAGCAAGCTGAGCTTTCCGAGCTACGGCGCCGAAGCCACCAAGATTCTGGTCGAAGAGCGGCGCGTCGTCCTGCTGGGCGTCGATACGGCGTCGATCGACTATGGCAAGTCGCAAGACTTCCCGGTCCACCGCATCAGCGCCGCACGCAACGTTGGAGGCCTCGAGAACCTCACCAACCTCGACCAACTTCCGGCCACCGGCGCCTACGTCATCGCGCTGCCGATGAAGATCGAGGGCGGCTCCGGTGGCCCGGTGCGAGTCGTCGCCCTGGTGCCGCAGGAGACCGACGCCAAGGACTGA
- a CDS encoding TonB-dependent receptor, translated as MLWLAFALLWTLPLVAQEDAAEEAEEPVAVLDTIVVTAQKREEDQRDVSVSISTLSTEQVQNITAGGGDVRTLSGRVPSVIAESSFGRAFPRFYVRGLGNTDFDLNASQPVSMLYDEVVLENPVLKGKPLFDLDRVEVLRGPQGSLFGRNTPAGAIKFETVRPSQTRDSMVRASWGMFNTSEVQAAFGGALSDTVSARLSALYQGRSDWVDNTFTGEDDALGGYTTGALRLQLLWQPNERFSGLLSVHGWDTDGTARIFRANAIETGTNRLVGGFERDEVSQDGQNTQDVEGLGGSLRLEYDFGGATLTSITAFETLEFFSRGDVDGGFGAVFAPPSGPGFIPFPAESADGIPSLDQFTQEIRVASNGDEKVDWLIGAFLFDEDLEIESFSFLSLAGGALEGLATQTQQAEAWALFGSVDFEVTDRFSVEAGLRFSNDEKDFSAERPDPTFQTPTSAPIERSTDTDFTSWDLTGTYEATDNVNVYGRVATGFRAPSIQGRILFCPDFEGGQNPATNCVSVADEEEIFSTEVGVKSELADRKVRLNASLYQYEVDGQQIIAVGGEFNTATLLNADTTDGYGFELELALAPTAEWLVTLGLSNNNTEIDDPDLTVAPCGGGCTVLDPITPDGALVDGNSLPHSPEWIFNGVVDYRKPLGRGLLLGSVDWAYHDEKQFFLYESEEFRDDSFEVGLRLGYVLASGNTEISLYGRNITDELVIRNGIDFNNITAMVNEPRTIGLEIATRF; from the coding sequence GTGCTTTGGCTGGCTTTCGCGCTGCTCTGGACGCTGCCGTTGGTGGCGCAGGAAGACGCCGCTGAGGAGGCCGAGGAACCGGTTGCTGTGCTCGACACGATCGTCGTGACGGCACAGAAGCGGGAGGAGGACCAGCGCGATGTCTCGGTCTCGATCTCGACCCTCTCGACCGAGCAGGTGCAGAACATCACCGCTGGCGGCGGCGATGTGCGGACCCTCTCCGGCCGGGTGCCGAGCGTGATTGCGGAGTCGTCCTTTGGCCGTGCCTTCCCGCGCTTCTACGTCCGCGGGCTCGGCAACACGGACTTCGACCTCAACGCCTCGCAGCCGGTCTCGATGCTCTATGACGAGGTGGTGCTCGAGAACCCGGTCCTCAAGGGCAAGCCCCTGTTCGACCTCGACCGGGTGGAGGTTCTGCGTGGTCCCCAAGGCAGCCTGTTCGGGCGCAACACGCCGGCCGGCGCGATCAAGTTCGAAACCGTTCGCCCCTCCCAGACTCGCGATTCCATGGTGCGGGCGTCCTGGGGCATGTTCAATACCAGCGAGGTTCAGGCGGCCTTCGGCGGCGCCCTCTCGGACACCGTGTCGGCACGCCTTTCGGCGCTCTATCAGGGACGTAGCGATTGGGTCGACAACACCTTCACCGGCGAGGACGATGCCCTCGGCGGCTACACCACCGGCGCCCTCCGGCTGCAGCTCTTGTGGCAGCCCAATGAGCGCTTCAGCGGTCTGCTGAGCGTGCACGGCTGGGACACCGATGGCACTGCTCGCATCTTCCGCGCCAACGCCATCGAGACCGGCACCAACCGGTTGGTCGGGGGCTTCGAGCGCGACGAGGTGAGCCAAGATGGCCAGAACACCCAGGACGTCGAGGGTCTGGGCGGCAGCCTGCGTCTCGAGTACGACTTCGGGGGCGCGACCCTGACCTCGATCACCGCCTTCGAGACCCTCGAGTTCTTCAGCCGCGGCGATGTCGACGGCGGTTTCGGCGCCGTCTTCGCGCCGCCCTCGGGGCCGGGCTTCATTCCCTTTCCGGCGGAATCGGCGGACGGCATTCCGAGTCTCGATCAGTTCACTCAGGAGATTCGGGTCGCCAGCAACGGGGATGAGAAGGTCGACTGGCTGATCGGAGCCTTCCTGTTCGACGAAGACCTCGAGATCGAGAGCTTCAGCTTCCTGAGTCTCGCCGGTGGCGCCCTCGAGGGCTTGGCGACGCAAACCCAGCAGGCCGAGGCCTGGGCCCTCTTCGGATCCGTCGATTTCGAGGTCACGGATCGCTTTTCGGTGGAGGCCGGGCTGCGTTTCTCGAACGACGAGAAGGACTTCTCCGCCGAGCGCCCAGATCCCACCTTCCAGACCCCGACCTCGGCTCCGATCGAGCGCAGCACCGACACCGACTTCACCAGTTGGGATCTCACCGGAACCTACGAGGCCACCGATAATGTCAACGTCTACGGTCGAGTTGCCACCGGTTTCCGCGCCCCCAGCATCCAGGGGCGAATCTTGTTCTGTCCGGACTTCGAGGGCGGCCAGAATCCGGCCACCAACTGTGTCAGCGTGGCCGACGAGGAGGAGATCTTCTCGACCGAGGTGGGCGTAAAGTCGGAGCTCGCCGACCGCAAGGTGCGTCTCAACGCCTCCCTCTACCAGTACGAGGTCGACGGTCAGCAGATCATCGCGGTGGGTGGTGAGTTCAACACCGCGACGCTACTCAACGCCGACACCACCGATGGCTATGGCTTCGAGCTCGAGCTCGCCCTTGCGCCGACGGCGGAGTGGTTGGTCACCTTGGGGCTGAGCAACAACAACACCGAGATCGACGATCCGGACCTGACGGTGGCGCCGTGCGGTGGTGGCTGCACGGTGCTCGACCCGATCACGCCGGATGGTGCCCTGGTCGATGGCAACAGCCTGCCGCATTCGCCGGAGTGGATCTTCAACGGCGTCGTCGACTACCGCAAGCCCCTTGGCCGCGGCCTGCTGCTCGGTAGCGTCGACTGGGCCTACCACGACGAGAAGCAGTTCTTCCTCTACGAGTCGGAAGAGTTTCGCGACGACAGCTTCGAGGTCGGCCTGCGGCTGGGCTACGTCCTCGCCAGCGGCAATACGGAGATCTCCCTCTACGGTCGCAACATCACCGACGAGCTGGTGATCCGCAACGGCATCGACTTCAACAACATCACTGCGATGGTGAACGAGCCGCGCACCATCGGGCTGGAGATCGCGACGCGGTTCTAG
- a CDS encoding DUF3187 family protein, translating to MFDLLEEVFVLSRIVVILLALVCPVAALADEAVNVSTEPDSSAASARDSLDPLVEDSVGVPLRIRNFTFPSFVLLGFAPMPATPLGKGRWAVELHFSEVNDFQASPAVEDYLESSRLPGERRPLDATDVAAILALPEGESFYIDGEFSFADFVFHYGVTDRLDIGLGFRYIGYTGGYLDGSIFDFHDEFGFGQQGRQFVADDQFQVVIGSRSLDPVVLLDNQDDSGPGDPSLLFRYFLGELGEWQFSLSGGVKVPIADEDGFFSTGSWDFGGQLNFHRRWNRNALIANLGAVFPGKFEQTGFEPPTLPSFQLSWLHRFGRRAWAPTGSLQFLVAEHPFRDLIDSDLTDLEIQLTAGLKWRTRAGVFGVGLTENLFNYDNTPDIGLHVTWGYLSRNRLGGG from the coding sequence ATGTTCGACTTGCTCGAGGAGGTCTTCGTGTTGTCCCGAATCGTCGTCATACTCCTGGCCCTGGTCTGCCCCGTCGCGGCTCTCGCGGACGAGGCCGTGAATGTCTCCACCGAACCGGACTCGAGCGCCGCCAGTGCTCGCGACAGCCTCGATCCCCTGGTCGAGGATTCGGTCGGCGTACCGCTGCGAATCCGCAACTTCACCTTCCCGAGCTTTGTGCTCCTGGGGTTCGCCCCGATGCCCGCCACCCCCCTCGGGAAAGGGCGCTGGGCCGTCGAGCTACACTTCTCGGAGGTCAACGATTTCCAGGCCAGTCCGGCGGTCGAGGACTACCTCGAGTCGTCGCGCCTCCCGGGCGAGCGGCGGCCCCTCGACGCGACCGATGTGGCCGCCATCCTGGCCCTGCCGGAAGGCGAGTCCTTCTACATCGACGGTGAGTTCAGCTTCGCCGACTTCGTCTTCCACTACGGCGTCACCGACCGCCTCGACATCGGCCTCGGCTTTCGCTACATCGGCTACACCGGCGGCTACCTCGACGGCTCGATCTTCGACTTCCACGACGAGTTCGGCTTCGGCCAGCAAGGACGCCAGTTCGTCGCCGACGATCAGTTTCAGGTGGTCATCGGCTCGCGATCGCTCGACCCGGTGGTCCTGCTCGACAACCAGGACGACTCGGGTCCGGGCGATCCTTCCCTGCTGTTTCGCTACTTCCTCGGCGAGCTCGGGGAGTGGCAGTTTTCCCTCTCCGGTGGGGTCAAGGTACCGATCGCCGACGAAGACGGCTTCTTCTCCACCGGCAGCTGGGATTTCGGGGGCCAGCTCAACTTCCACCGGCGCTGGAACCGCAACGCCCTGATCGCGAATCTCGGCGCGGTGTTTCCCGGCAAGTTCGAGCAGACCGGCTTCGAGCCACCGACCCTGCCCTCCTTCCAGCTCAGCTGGCTGCATCGCTTCGGCCGCCGCGCCTGGGCCCCCACCGGCTCGCTCCAGTTCCTGGTCGCCGAGCATCCCTTTCGCGATCTCATCGACTCCGACCTCACCGATCTCGAGATCCAGCTCACCGCCGGCCTCAAGTGGCGCACCCGGGCTGGCGTCTTCGGCGTCGGGCTGACGGAAAACCTCTTCAACTACGACAACACGCCGGACATCGGCCTCCACGTCACCTGGGGCTACCTGAGTCGCAATCGTCTCGGCGGCGGATAG
- a CDS encoding DUF4212 domain-containing protein translates to MSDELRSREAYWRQNRRLIAGLLAVWFLVSFVFAILLAEPLGGLRVGRLPMGFWWAQQGALYVFVVLIFVYARRMDRLDRAFGVAEDEG, encoded by the coding sequence ATGTCCGACGAGCTGCGCTCTCGAGAGGCGTACTGGCGTCAGAACCGGCGGTTGATCGCCGGTCTCCTCGCCGTCTGGTTCCTGGTTTCCTTCGTCTTCGCCATCCTGCTCGCCGAGCCTCTCGGAGGGTTGCGGGTCGGTCGTCTCCCGATGGGCTTCTGGTGGGCTCAGCAGGGCGCCCTCTACGTCTTCGTGGTGCTGATCTTCGTCTACGCGCGGCGTATGGACCGACTCGATCGCGCCTTCGGGGTCGCTGAGGACGAGGGCTAG
- a CDS encoding sodium:solute symporter family protein — protein sequence MGVTGWTYLLVGLSFAAYLAIGFASRVRDTQGFYVAGRGIPAIFNGAATAADWMSAASFISMAGLISFLGFDGSVYLLGWTGGYVLLALLLAPYLRKFGKYTVPDFVGDRYGSDTARLVAAVCAIFVSLTYVAGQMRGVGVVFSRFLGVPVASGVMIGMAIVAFFAVLGGMKGITWTQVAQYTILIIAYLIPAVAIAQRLTGNPIPQLSLTFSDLTERLNQIQTDLGFAEYTQPFQSHSLLNVFCITLALMAGTAGLPHIIVRFYTVRSVRAARYSAGWALLFIVILYSTAPAIAAFARYNLIESIHGKSLVEARATEWVASWEKTGLLGLEDRDGDGRLVLSPDPQINEITIDRDIVVLANPEVAGLAPWVIALVAAGGLAAALSTAAGLLLVISSSIAHDIYAKLINPTASEGQRLLVGRAMIFLAVCVAGYFGINPPGFVAEVVAFAFGLAAASFFPVILLGIFDRRTNRAGAITGMLVGIGFTGLYILGNRFFGMPAWCFGISAQGIGAVGLVLNLATTLVVSRLTPPPSREIQELVDSVRVPSLR from the coding sequence TTGGGCGTCACCGGCTGGACCTACCTCCTCGTCGGCCTCAGTTTCGCCGCCTACCTGGCCATCGGCTTCGCCTCGCGGGTGCGGGACACCCAGGGCTTCTACGTCGCCGGCCGCGGTATTCCGGCGATCTTCAACGGCGCCGCCACCGCCGCCGACTGGATGTCGGCGGCCTCCTTCATTTCGATGGCGGGCCTGATCTCCTTCCTCGGCTTCGACGGCTCCGTCTATCTGCTCGGCTGGACCGGCGGCTATGTGCTTCTCGCCCTCCTCCTCGCCCCCTACCTGCGCAAGTTCGGCAAGTACACGGTGCCGGACTTCGTCGGCGATCGCTATGGCTCGGACACGGCTCGGCTGGTGGCGGCGGTGTGCGCCATCTTCGTATCGCTGACCTATGTCGCCGGTCAGATGCGCGGGGTCGGGGTGGTGTTCAGCCGCTTCCTCGGCGTACCGGTTGCCAGCGGCGTGATGATCGGCATGGCGATCGTGGCCTTCTTCGCCGTCCTCGGCGGCATGAAGGGCATCACCTGGACCCAGGTGGCCCAGTACACCATCCTGATCATCGCCTACCTGATTCCGGCCGTCGCCATCGCCCAGCGGCTCACCGGCAACCCGATCCCCCAGCTCTCCCTGACCTTCAGCGACCTCACCGAGCGGCTCAACCAGATTCAGACGGACCTCGGTTTCGCCGAGTACACCCAGCCCTTCCAGTCCCACTCGCTGCTCAACGTCTTCTGCATCACCCTCGCCCTGATGGCGGGCACCGCCGGCTTGCCCCACATCATCGTGCGCTTCTACACCGTTCGCAGCGTGCGCGCCGCCCGCTATTCGGCAGGCTGGGCGCTGCTTTTCATCGTCATCCTCTACTCGACGGCGCCGGCCATCGCCGCCTTCGCGCGCTACAACCTGATCGAGTCGATCCACGGCAAGAGCCTGGTGGAGGCGCGGGCGACGGAATGGGTGGCGAGTTGGGAGAAAACCGGCCTGCTCGGCCTCGAGGACCGCGACGGCGATGGCCGTCTGGTGTTGTCACCGGATCCGCAGATCAACGAGATCACGATCGACCGCGACATCGTGGTGCTGGCGAATCCCGAGGTTGCGGGCCTCGCTCCTTGGGTGATCGCGCTGGTGGCCGCCGGCGGTCTCGCCGCCGCCCTCTCCACCGCCGCCGGCCTCTTGCTGGTGATCTCGAGCTCGATCGCCCACGACATCTACGCCAAGCTCATCAACCCGACGGCCAGCGAGGGGCAACGCCTGCTGGTGGGCCGCGCGATGATCTTCCTGGCGGTCTGCGTCGCCGGCTATTTCGGCATCAATCCACCGGGATTCGTCGCCGAGGTGGTGGCCTTCGCATTCGGCTTGGCGGCGGCGAGCTTCTTTCCGGTCATCCTGCTCGGGATCTTCGATCGCCGCACCAACCGCGCCGGAGCGATCACCGGCATGCTGGTGGGCATCGGGTTCACCGGCCTCTACATCCTGGGCAACCGCTTCTTCGGCATGCCCGCCTGGTGCTTCGGCATCAGCGCCCAGGGGATCGGCGCCGTCGGCCTGGTCCTCAATCTGGCGACCACCCTGGTGGTCAGCCGGCTGACGCCACCACCCTCCCGCGAGATCCAGGAGCTGGTGGACTCGGTGCGCGTGCCGTCGCTGCGCTGA